Proteins found in one Crassostrea angulata isolate pt1a10 chromosome 3, ASM2561291v2, whole genome shotgun sequence genomic segment:
- the LOC128176914 gene encoding uncharacterized protein LOC128176914: protein MHSPWPLRIIQWPNFLEQHSIAQDFQLLCGLPDIIGALDGTHIRLSSCIGGDNDYFNRKHYPSIQLQVVVDSDLMLRDIYTGWPGSTHDTRVLRNSSLFNNATAGQYFDVNKYIIADSAYPLKAWLITPFKDNGRLNINQRRFNRVLSSARQVVERAIGHLKQRFRRLQEITVHDLEEIIKTIVSGCILHNLCILHHDGVEDFLTIDPNNGNPNNYPNVYPDGRDGIQRRQQLVQGLP, encoded by the exons ATGCATTCCCCATGGCCATTACGA ATCATACAGTGGCCCAATTTTCTTGAGCAACATAGTATTGCACAAGACTTTCAGCTTCTATGTGGACTTCCAGACATAATTGGTGCCCTGGATGGGACCCACATAAGATTGTCTTCTTGTATTGGTGGAGATAATGACTATTTTAACAGAAAACATTACCCTTCCATACAACTCCAG GTAGTAGTAGATTCTGATTTAATGTTACGGGACATATACACAGGCTGGCCAGGATCAACTCATGACACTCGTGTACTACGCAATTCAAGTCTCTTTAACAATGCAACTGCTGGACAGTACTTTGATGTGAATAAGTACATAATTGCAGACAGCGCATATCCCTTAAAGGCCTGGTTGATCACTCCATTTAAAGATAATGGCCGTTTGAACATAAATCAAAGAAGGTTTAATCGAGTTTTGTCATCTGCACGCCAAGTTGTAGAGAGGGCTATTGGTCATTTAAAGCAAAGGTTTCGGCGCCTACAAGAAATAACTGTACATGACTTAGAGGAGATAATCAAGACAATTGTATCTGGATGTATATTGCACAATCTTTGTATCTTGCATCACGATGGTGTCGAGGATTTCCTGACAATTGATCCGAACAATGGCAACCCTAATAATTATCCAAATGTGTACCCCGATGGAAGAGATGGAATACAGAGGAGGCAACAACTTGTTCAGGGACTACCATGA